A window of the Henckelia pumila isolate YLH828 chromosome 3, ASM3356847v2, whole genome shotgun sequence genome harbors these coding sequences:
- the LOC140887117 gene encoding probable LRR receptor-like serine/threonine-protein kinase At5g45780 encodes MKEPKLILALTLFWVTTVADASSSLLSPKGVNFEVAALMSVKKEMKYLNHVLDGWDINSVDPCTWNMVGCSADGFVVSLEMASVGLSGTLSPSIGNLTHLQTMLLQNNQLTGVVPADIGRLSELQTLDLSGNQFFGEIPSSLGCVTHLNYLRLSKNKLSGRIPTSIANLTGLSFLDLSFNNLSGPIPKILAKDYSVSGNTFLCSSSSQICMASQNTVNGTNSYTEVSHHHIVVAVISGVSCILVISILLLICWVRWYRSRVLCASHVQQDYEFNIGHLKRFSLRELQVATSNFSYRNVIGQGGFGVVYKGFLPNKTVVAVKRFKDPSFTGEVQFQTEVEMIGLALHRNLLRLYGFCMTPAEKLLVYPFLPNGSVADRLRDPCQEQPSLDWSKRTCIAVGAARGLLYLHEQCNPKIIHRDVKAANILLDESFEAVVGDFGLAKLLDPRDSHVTTAVRGTVGHIAPEYLSTGQSSEKTDVFGFGILLLELITGQKALDAANVQVQKGMILDWVRTLYEDKKLEELVDKNLRGCFNADELEKAVGLTLQCTQPNPELRPKMSKVLKILVSGEREATESLSVADPCQGTSFSFPCNFSQAHDESSFVAEAIELSGPR; translated from the exons ATGAAAGAACCCAAGCTAATTCTGGCACTCACTTTATTCTGGGTGACTACGGTGGCTGATGCTTCATCCAGTCTTCTCTCCCCCAAAGGTGTGAACTTTGAAG TTGCTGCGTTGATGTCTGTGAAGAAAGAGATGAAATATTTGAACCATGTTTTGGATGGATGGGATATCAATTCTGTTGACCCTTGTACTTGGAACATGGTCGGTTGCTCTGCTGATGGATTTGTTGTTTCTTT AGAAATGGCCAGTGTGGGATTATCCGGCACCCTGTCACCTAGCATTGGAAACTTAACTCATCTGCAAACAAT GCTGTTGCAGAATAATCAGTTGACAGGAGTTGTTCCCGCGGACATTGGAAGGCTTTCTGAGTTACAGACATTGGACCTCTCTGGAAATCAGTTTTTTGGTGAAATTCCAAGCTCTCTTGGTTGTGTGACTCATCTTAATTACTT GAGGCTGAGTAAAAACAAATTGTCTGGGCGAATTCCTACATCCATAGCAAACCTTACAGGTCTTTCATTCTT GGACTTGTCATTTAACAACCTAAGTGGCCCCATCCCTAAAATACTTGCTAAAGATTACAG TGTTTCAGGGAACACATTCCTCTGCTCTTCATCCTCACAAATTTGCATGGCTTCTCAGAACACTGTGAATG GAACCAATTCATATACGGAAGTCAGCCATCATCATATAGTTGTTGCTGTTATTTCGGGAGTCAGTTGTATACTAGTTATCTCTATCTTGCTGCTCATATGTTGGGTGCGTTGGTATAGATCTCGTGTTTTATGTGCATCACATG TGCAGCAAGATTATGAGTTCAATATCGGTCATTTGAAACGGTTTTCCTTACGTGAATTACAAGTTGCAACAAGCAACTTCAGCTATAGAAATGTAATTGGACAAGGAGGATTCGGAGTCGTCTACAAAGGTTTTCTTCCGAATAAGACAGTAGTGGCAGTCAAGAGATTCAAAGATCCTAGTTTCACAGGGGAAGTGCAGTTTCAGACTGAAGTAGAGATGATAGGCTTGGCCTTGCACCGGAATCTTTTACGTTTGTATGGCTTCTGTATGACTCCTGCTGAGAAGCTACTTGTCTATCCTTTTCTACCAAATGGAAGTGTTGCTGATCGCTTACGAG ACCCTTGTCAGGAGCAGCCGTCATTGGATTGGAGTAAACGGACGTGCATTGCGGTTGGGGCAGCTCGCGGTCTTCTGTACTTACATGAACAGTGTAATCCTAAGATAATTCACAGGGATGTCAAAGCAGCAAACATTCTACTCGATGAAAGTTTTGAAGCTGTTGTGGGCGACTTTGGCCTTGCTAAACTCTTAGATCCTCGGGATTCACATGTAACAACTGCAGTACGAGGTACCGTGGGACATATTGCACCTGAGTATCTCTCAACGGGTCAATCTTCTGAGAAAACAGATGTCTTTGGATTTGGCATACTGCTTTTAGAACTCATAACGGGGCAGAAGGCATTAGATGCCGCCAATGTACAAGTTCAGAAAGGAATGATCCTTGATTGG GTTAGAACCTTGTACGAGGATAAGAAATTGGAAGAGCTCGTGGATAAAAACCTGAGGGGATGTTTCAATGCAGATGAATTAGAGAAGGCTGTGGGACTGACTCTGCAATGCACTCAACCGAATCCGGAACTCAGGCCGAAAATGTCAAAAGTCTTGAAGATCTTAGTTTCTGGAGAAAGGGAGGCTACAGAGTCACTAAGTGTAGCTGATCCATGTCAAGGCACATCATTTAGTTTTCCTTGCAATTTTAGCCAAGCCCACGACGAATCGTCTTTTGTTGCTGAAGCAATCGAACTTTCAGGACCTCGCTGA
- the LOC140892598 gene encoding uncharacterized protein encodes MDLELREIDQSVRIDSAGSDDSGNSVDPGTVIEVGEHVIADPNSKVNGSMADNATPVDETAKTEDKRSSIVIDVDCKDAIGDSQRVCRICHLSAKESGKSLMGLIELGCRCKGELGVAHLDCAEAWFRVRGNRFCEICGDAAKNIKGVSDYGFMEAWNDRSSTDPSNLTSEGSRRCLRGQPLCNFLMACLVIAFVLPWFFRVNMF; translated from the exons ATGGATCttgagttgagagaaattgATCAAAGCGTGCGTATTGATTCTGCCGGAAGTGATGATTCGGGGAATTCAGTTGATCCGGGGACTGTAATCGAAGTAGGAGAACATGTGATTGCAGATCCTAATTCGAAGGTGAATGGGTCGATGGCCGATAATGCAACACCTGTGGATGAAACGGCGAAAACGGAAGATAAGCGTTCATCTATTGTCATTGATGTTGATTGCAAAGATGCTATAGGGGATAGCCAGAGGGTTTGCAGAATATGCCATTTGAGTGCGAAGGAAAGTGGGAAGAGCTTGATGGGGTTGATCGAGCTTGGTTGTCGATGTAAAGGTGAGCTTGGAGTCGCGCATTTGGATTGCGCCGAGGCTTGGTTTAGGGTCCGAGGAAATAG ATTTTGTGAAATCTGTGGTGACGCTGCGAAAAACATCAAAGGTGTCAGTGATTATGGATTCATGGAAGCATGGAACGATAGGAGCTCCACGGATCCCAGTAACCTTACATCAGAGGGCAGCAGAAGGTGTTTGCGAGGGCAACCACTGTGTAACTTCTTAATGGCATGCTTGGTTATCGCATTCGTCCTCCCTTGGTTTTTTCGAGTAAATATGTTTTAA